The following are encoded together in the Stegostoma tigrinum isolate sSteTig4 chromosome 42, sSteTig4.hap1, whole genome shotgun sequence genome:
- the nudt22 gene encoding uridine diphosphate glucose pyrophosphatase NUDT22 isoform X2 has product MDLDVSLMVHCPFAGGLTQERVHVEISAEYNRQVLLSHEQKIADIWRQRKQEKPWLFNGAKFRIHSAQLECGELLLRLGLTCYKDYLGTNWAPEARLLQEQGTADFGNSQAYLAEPLGVGAMLHTADDCFVFLRRSEQVAEATAQVDIPGGHPEPKAAAKGIPEDTIQVEHLSGELVVQEIFSSILGEIRDEVNVPLESLSRPLLLGIARNHRSAGRPSAEFYIRCELTSEEVRQRYLIGGVEAHESTSISFVRREDVLKLEEDVEGWQELCPSAKGAIKLYTLVRPSRAS; this is encoded by the exons ATGGACCTGGACGTCTCCCTCATGGTCCACTGTCCGTTCGCGGGGGGGCTGACCCAAGAGCGCGTACATGTGGAGATTTCTGCTGAGTACAACCGCCAGGTCCTCCTCAGCCATGAGCAGAAGATTGCCGACATCTGGCGGCAGAGGAAGCAGGAGAAGCCCTGGCTGTTCAACGGGGCCAAGTTCCGCATTCACTCGGCCCAGCTCGAGTGCGGGGAGCTGCTGCTGAGGCTGGGCCTGACCTGCTACAAGGACTACCTGGGCACAAACTGGGCGCCCGAGGCCCGGCTGCTGCAGGAGCAGGGCACGGCAGACTTTGGCAACAGCCAGGCTTACCTGGCAGAGCCTCTGGGGGTTGGAGCGATGCTTCACACAGCTGATGACTGCTTTGTGTTCCTGAGGAGGAGTGAACAAGTTGCCGAGGCCACAGCACAGGTGGACATTCCAGGAGGACACCCAGAACCCAAG GCAGCCGCAAAAGGAATTCCAGAAGATACCATTCAAGTGGAACACTTATCGGGGGAGCTGGTTgttcaggaaatattttcctCTATTTTGGGCGAGATCCGAGATGAG GTCAATGTTCCTCTGGAAAGTTTAAGCAGACCTTTGCTGCTGGGAATCGCACGGAATCACAGAAGCGCAGGACGACCCAGTGCGGAATTTTATATCCG GTGCGAGCTGACATCGGAGGAGGTGAGGCAGCGGTATCTCATCGGAGGAGTTGAGGCCCACGAATCGACCAGCATCAGCTTTGTCCGGCGAGAG GATGTCCTAAAACTTGAGGAGGACGTGGAAGGCTGGCAAGAGCTGTGCCCATCGGCCAAGGGTGCCATCAAGCTGTACACGCTTGTCCGCCCGTCCCGGGCATCTTGA
- the nudt22 gene encoding uridine diphosphate glucose pyrophosphatase NUDT22 isoform X1 gives MAGESPPFIGYNAAASHGGNVTARSEGKPTTLLPLHPAPGLASIPARSSVKGSGMDLDVSLMVHCPFAGGLTQERVHVEISAEYNRQVLLSHEQKIADIWRQRKQEKPWLFNGAKFRIHSAQLECGELLLRLGLTCYKDYLGTNWAPEARLLQEQGTADFGNSQAYLAEPLGVGAMLHTADDCFVFLRRSEQVAEATAQVDIPGGHPEPKAAAKGIPEDTIQVEHLSGELVVQEIFSSILGEIRDEVNVPLESLSRPLLLGIARNHRSAGRPSAEFYIRCELTSEEVRQRYLIGGVEAHESTSISFVRREDVLKLEEDVEGWQELCPSAKGAIKLYTLVRPSRAS, from the exons ATGGCGGGGGAATCCCCTCCATTCATCGGATACAACGCTGCTGCGTCACACGGGGGCAACGTTACGGCGCGTTCTGAGGGGAAACCCACCACCCTCCTACCTCTCCATCCAGCCCCGGGGCTGGCCAG CATCCCCGCCAGGTCTTCCGTCAAAGGTTCAGGTATGGACCTGGACGTCTCCCTCATGGTCCACTGTCCGTTCGCGGGGGGGCTGACCCAAGAGCGCGTACATGTGGAGATTTCTGCTGAGTACAACCGCCAGGTCCTCCTCAGCCATGAGCAGAAGATTGCCGACATCTGGCGGCAGAGGAAGCAGGAGAAGCCCTGGCTGTTCAACGGGGCCAAGTTCCGCATTCACTCGGCCCAGCTCGAGTGCGGGGAGCTGCTGCTGAGGCTGGGCCTGACCTGCTACAAGGACTACCTGGGCACAAACTGGGCGCCCGAGGCCCGGCTGCTGCAGGAGCAGGGCACGGCAGACTTTGGCAACAGCCAGGCTTACCTGGCAGAGCCTCTGGGGGTTGGAGCGATGCTTCACACAGCTGATGACTGCTTTGTGTTCCTGAGGAGGAGTGAACAAGTTGCCGAGGCCACAGCACAGGTGGACATTCCAGGAGGACACCCAGAACCCAAG GCAGCCGCAAAAGGAATTCCAGAAGATACCATTCAAGTGGAACACTTATCGGGGGAGCTGGTTgttcaggaaatattttcctCTATTTTGGGCGAGATCCGAGATGAG GTCAATGTTCCTCTGGAAAGTTTAAGCAGACCTTTGCTGCTGGGAATCGCACGGAATCACAGAAGCGCAGGACGACCCAGTGCGGAATTTTATATCCG GTGCGAGCTGACATCGGAGGAGGTGAGGCAGCGGTATCTCATCGGAGGAGTTGAGGCCCACGAATCGACCAGCATCAGCTTTGTCCGGCGAGAG GATGTCCTAAAACTTGAGGAGGACGTGGAAGGCTGGCAAGAGCTGTGCCCATCGGCCAAGGGTGCCATCAAGCTGTACACGCTTGTCCGCCCGTCCCGGGCATCTTGA